Below is a genomic region from Virgibacillus dokdonensis.
ACATATTGATCAAACATATTTGGGTTTTTAAAACTATTAGAGATAAAATGATAATTGTTGTATAAAATATTTAAAAGATCGTGTAACTTTACTGGTTTTTCATTAAAGAATCGTACAGACCGTCTTTTTGATAATATATCCTCAATGGACGTTCCCTCTTCAGCCAGATGTAAAATGCTTGTACGATCAAACTCTTGCTTTGTTTTAGTTGGATCTACCTTTATCATACTTTTATTTATAATATCTCCAACTATCTGTTCTGGAGCAGTACCTTTAAATGTGATCATTTTTATCACCCACCTTAATTGTTAATACAACAGTTATAATTTCATTTAAATTATCAATCCCTAGGGCCTGTCCCACCTTTTCTTCATTGACATGAATCTCCCCTACCCCTAAATTTAGATAGTGAGCGACAGTTCGAAATTGTGTTAATGCAACTCCCGCATCAAAATGTATAACTTTATATGCAAAATCATAGTATTTTTGCGCAACCTTTGAAAAATCTCCAGTTAAAATAACATATCCCAATGTGTTCGACATATCCTCAGTGCAATGAGTCTCTAATTCATCTATTACATGATTTGGTAATGTAGCCAAACAATGATTAGATTCTTGATAGAAATATGTTCCAATTCCTAAATCTTCTATTCTTTTATTAACAAAGTAGACATTTTCTGATCCGAGATTCCCCCCAGTAGGCGTCCAACGTTTTGCTTTACCTTCTTTATACTCTACACTTTCTCTATTAAATCCAACTGTATAAAGAAATAACTTCGCTAGATTGTCTGTAGAATAGGTATTTTTTTCTCGTGTGGAATTTAAATCAGGCAATTTTTCATTATTTTTTAAAGGTCTTTTCGGAGCACTATAATACCCCTTAGACTCTTTAGCAAGCGCTAAGTTACTAGTTTTATAATGATTTTGATGGTCCTTTGGATTCAATAAGTCGGGAGGAGGAAAAGCTATTTTACTTTCCAACTCTATAATTTTATTAAATATAGCTGGCGACCCTTTTTTTACGTCGCATTGTTCACAATAAGGTTGTTTAACGATATAATGAAATTCTCCGGTGAGGTGCTTAATATTAATGATCTTTACGCCTTGGTGAATTTTCGAAGGGGATATTCTGCTGATAAAATTTATGAGATCGATGATAACTGTTGAAGCGCTTGCTGACATAAAATGAATATTTTCATTTGAATTCGTGTGATCCTTTTCTATATTGATTTGGTTTAAGTAACAATGAAAGCAAAGAGAGTCCTTCTTGCAAAAGTACGGCCCTATAAACACATATGGACTGTTATTTACAATCAGAATCCATGGAATCTCCCGCTTTCTCATTTGTTTATCAAATTCCATGAATTGATCAAGGTCTTCGATATTATTACAAATACCTATACCAATTCTACTCATGCCCTCAACATCACTAGTGTCCGTATATTCAGTGTACTGTCTATATCGAATTGGATATTTAGCTAACTCCTCCAAATATTCCTCTATGTCACTATCCGTTGAATGAATGATTAATTCTGTACTTTTCAAGATTTCCATTGCCTCTGCCGCAGTTGTATTAAAACGTGTCTGATCCAAGTGTCGCTCGAAATATTTACTTAATGCTGTATCCTGCTGATTATTTTGTCTGCCTTGTATAAGACCGCGACTATATAACAATGCTATGGCATCATACTTCGTTTCTACCGTGTGCTCAGGTAAAATATGTTCCAAATCTTCCAGTGTTTTTTTACCATCTAATTGTTTTAATAATGTGGGCAAAAATTCTTTCGTCAACCTCCCCCTTAAAACTTGCTTTTGATTGACCCCATCAAAAATCACTCCATTTTCGATAGGTACTTGTACTGTATTCGTTGGAAAATAAGGAAGTTTTGGGAGCTGAAACTGCGGGTCATGTCTTACTGCCTTACCGATATCCTTTGCCGCTATTTTTTGTATTGTTTTCAAATTCATCTCATCCTTTATTTAATTAAATAATTCCTCTTGAATATGAATATACCCTCTTGTTTTTTCTTCTCTTCCTAAACCACACCTTGGACATCCATGTACTCCTATCACCTGGGATGAAATTGGTTCTCTTGTTACTAAGTTTAGTTGTATAACTTGTCCACGAACATCTGAGAAACAATTGGATAAATTACCTAATAACCAGGATGCTAAAAAACTAGGTTCTGATGGGTGATAACCGGTAGAAAATGTTTGGAGATTGTGATCATAAAATTGCCACACCTCTTTTAATACTTGAGAAACTGGTGAATGCTGCAATATTCGATCAATATAACAATGATAACAAGCGTCTTCTGCACTTCTCCAAATGGGTCCAATAATTACATTAGGCTGATCAATTATAATTGGAACAAATATCTTTTTTTCTTTGTAACTATAATCGCTTATTTTCTTACAAAAGGACACGCAAGGGTTATCTGATATAACTACTATTAACTCCGCTGCTTCTAAGTCTGGATTATTTAAAATAATTGCTTCACTTATCTCGATTGAAGTAGTTGTTGAAATATTTTTTTTCAATATTTGAGATACTTCTTTAGATAAGGGACCATTAGTAAACATATGAATATTCATCTAAATGCCTCCTATGCAAATGGACTCGGATTCGAATTTATTGAAGACTCTTTTCTATCCCCAAGTCCTAAATTTATTGCTGCATCGTATACTCTATTATGCCCCAAGTATCTTGCTCTGTGCACAAAGGATAAGGGCTGTAACCCTGGTATAATAACCTTGACAGTTCTAAATCCACACCTAAGCGCCTCATCTGTAGTAAGATCCACTACAAAAACCTCTAAATTTTTTTCTTTTAGTTTGTTAATTAAAAAGGATAGCTCCATAGCTGAAGATTCTTTCGATAAATTCTTCATATCTAATAAATTAATCTCTTCCCTCGAACTAGTTAAAAAATCAAACTCTTTCATTTTATCTGGTTTCCCCATATAAAGAGCACCATCAAAGACATCCCTAAAATGATCTATATTTGATGTTTTGGGGAACCTATTTTGTAATGCATACTTTACTGAAGCTGTTTCACGGGTAATTTTTGTATAAGCTTTTAAAGGGTCTAAGTCTGTAGTACACATGACGATGGTTGAAATTTTATCATTGTATGGAGAGAACTGGATTGAATAAATTGTCGGTACACCAATATCAGTTGTAGCATCTAAATAATATGTTTTAAGATAATCAATTTTTTCATTTTGCACATAGAACTTTTGGGCCCATTTTGGTAATTTATTATAATCTACCTGTATTCTCCGCCATGAGATTTTATGTAACCATGTTAATGAAATTGCATCCCGCTCTATGACTTCATTGATTCCATTTATTATAGCTTGATTATATGTTGTATGAGTTGCGGTTCCAGTTGAGATTGGTAAATAGAACTCTTCTGCACGACTTTTAAAGGGGATGAATAAATAAGCCATAATTGCTGGAATCCATATAGGTCGCTCTTGAGTTAAGGACATTCCTTTTACCCAACGAATTTTCTCATTTTTATCTGGTTTTCTTACTGGACAATATGGACTGGCTAATTCTTGTTCAGAACATATCGGGACTGTATCTAGATTTAATGCTTCTTCTCCCAACTCATTGGCCGTAGCAAAAATAAATTGATCTTCTGTATAAACAGCATTACAGTACCTTTCAAGCGCCTCTGCATATGCCTTAAGCCTAGCCTCTTCTCTGTCGACATCCCCTCCCGCCCCTGGTAACTCCATTGGCATGCCATAATTATTATTTTTTAGCCTGGCGATGTTACTTAAATTTCCTGAATCACATCCAAACATTATATATTGTGGTTCCCCGGGTGTGTTAGGAAGTTCGTATGCTCCTGTAAGTAGTCCACCTAATGGTTGAGCTAGTGCATCAATCTTCATTTCATTCATGTCCTCTATCTCCTTTACCTTTAATAAACTAGCTTGTTCCTTATAATATTAAACCCAAGTGTTAGATCCCTATATTCGTATTACTAGAACTATAAACTAAATATCCCGCCAGTAGGTTATTGCACTCCTGAATTATCTGAAAATTTCGTTAGTCACATCATATGCCCGATAAGGTTTATTGTCAATGACTTATAGCTGTTTTTCTGTTTACACTTCTCTTCTATATCTGTATCTTCCGAAATTTCAATCCCTAATCGATCACAGAGTAACTGGAGAATTTCAGGACTTGCATTCGTCTTTTGATTCTCTATTTTTGATAGATAGGACAAGGAAACGATACCCTCCGATAATTCTTCTTGTGTCATCTTGCATTTCAATCGGTGCAATTTAATAAATGAGCCAATATGCACTAGATTCACCCGCTATCCTTAAACTAATAACCTTTCTAGTTATATTATACCATTAATTCAGAAAAATCATATTGGTAAAATAATCTGATTTTAGCGTGTTTTCTGAGCTGAATTACACTAATAATTTGTTGATTTTCTTCAAACAGGAAAATATGTGTCAGTGGGGAAGATAGCTCTCTACTTTTTATATTAGAATTTATCGCTAGTTCATCAATAATTATTTCCTCTTGTAACAAAAATTTCTTGTTTTATTTCAAATAAAACAAGAAATTGGAAGCATTTACTTATTTTCTTTTTGCTTATGTTATTTTGTCTAAAAGAAGGAGGTATTTTTATGAGTAGAGTTTTAGTAGCGGTAGTTTCGCCAATCGTACTTTTTTCCTTATTCTTTATCTTTGGCTTTATCATTAATCCAAGCAATGCTTTTAGACAGGAGGCAATCTCACCTATTGTAGACTTATTTGTTATTTATATAATTTCACTCCTATTTTTCTTAATCTAGAGCTACTTTGTCTACCTTATTAGATAAACTAAAAGGAATAAGGTTCATAAATTATACAATTGCTGTTTTTTAGAGTATAGAAGTTATTTTGAATTTCAAATGGTAGAAGCGCAAAACCTATTTAGATATGCTTTAGCTGGAATCAGTTTTTACTTATCACTGTTATTTTTGGAGAAACTCTTAACTATATGTTAGGTATACTAGTTGATAATATAATTATAAAGCGATTGTATTTGAAACTTGTCCAATCAATTGTTCACTTTATTTCATATTTAGGATGGTCTAATAAAAAATTATAAATGCCCATTTAAGTACGTACAAAAATGCTTTTATTTGCGTAAAATAAGCGTGAGGAATAACATAAAAACTCATGGTTAGCAGAGGATTTCATACGTCACGTTAATTAATAGCTACAGCTTTCCCCATAGAGGATTGGAAAAAGCTGTATAAATTACGAATGAGCTAGTATGTTCATATTCCTTTTCATCGCTGTTTCAAGAAACATTTCACCTATCTATACGGGAAATAATGCATACAACCATTAAACAGATACACTAAAACCATTGTTCTTTTCTTCCGTTGATTGCTCCCCATTTTCCTTTATTTGTTCTTGAATCGTTTGGAGCTTCTCTTCTAACTTTATTAATTTTTCTTGCTTTCTTTCACTATAAATTCCTCTATTTGCATCTAGCTTCATTTCGCTTTCAAGCGTGGTTTTTTCCCGCTCTAGCCCTTTGAAAACATGATTCATTTTTTGCGTTTGATCTAACGCAAAGGCTTGGGTAAATAACTGTTCTTCCTCCGATTGTGGAGTCTCATTCTTCTTTACATCTTTTTCCTTCCCAAGTGCTTTCTCTTGCTCTTTCATCTGCTGTTTAACAATTTTACTGTCAAGTTCAGCAATTTGCTTCTCAAATTCCTTCAACTGCTCTTGAATGCTTGTAATATCTTTTCCAGCTTCAAGTGTTTTCTCCGTCAAATTCTGCTTCATCTCCACTAGAGATTCACGATGTTTCATCAAGTTTTCGATTAGGGAATTCTTCTGTTGTCCCTTACTACCATTGAATAATTGGAGCGACTGACTGCTAATATACACACCGTCTTGCTTGGTATTGGATAAATTAGTATGAGAAGCAGCTGGAATAGATTTTGTAAAAAAAGGTACACTAACTCGCATTTCATTACTATGAATCGTCACTTTTGTTCCTCCCCTCTCTTTTAGTATCGGGAGGTCTTTTTAAAAGTAAAGACAAGTGACACCTTTTAACATAGCATCAAGCTCATCCATAGAGGTTTTTTGTCAAGTTACCTTGGCTATAAACGATGAGCTTTAGATACTTATTTCTCGGAGACTAGATAATAAATATGCAATACATCCATTTTAATCCCCTATCCGTACTAAAGTGAATAAGTGAATCGTCAAGCAATGTGTTTTCATCTTCCCTGATTGTTAGTAACACAAGGATATGGCACAAAGGCCTCTGAACGCGAGATTTAGATCAGTTATTTTACAAGCTCAACCTTCCCATTCTTGAAATGGGAGTCTTACAGCACTATATTTCCAAAAACAATCATGTTATCAAACAAACCTCTGTTCAAACACTCATCTTCCTACATTTATTTTTCTTTCGTTTTCTTCCCCTAGCACCAAATATCTTAATTCCGTCTCAGGTATCGCATGATATTCTTTTCGCTTCAGTAGATAAAAGCTTAATCCAAGTACAATCCAAATGACTAGTGCTACTCTAGATTCTATCCCCAAAAATGCCGGCGAACCTGGCGCTAATAATAATCCAATAAATACCAAACTAAATAATGCACCTGTTAAAGCAAACAATTTTTTTACTGGGGCTACCTGTTTCTGAGGATCTCTTGCTTTATTTGACCATTGTAATAAAGAATAAGCTGTGAAACAGGTGTAAAAATATGCGATGGACACGCCTAAGAAGACATATCTACCACCCATAGCAATACTTCACGACCAAACCATGGCACGGAGCTAGCATAGCAATGATGACGGTGAAAATGATTCCTGCATATGGTGTTTGGTACTTCGGATGCAGCTTTGAGAATATTTGAGGTAATCTCTTGGCACGATACATCGAAAATAATAAACGACTTGTCGAAATCATAAATCCATTTAAGCCAGTAAATATTCCCATACTTAGCGCAACTGTTAAAATAATCAGACCTATGACACGAAGTTCCTGCTTAATAACAGCTCCTTTCCCCCAAATAAGTTGTCCGTTAACAACATCTAGCCAAGGCATTGGCATGGCAGTGGTTATTACCATAAGGCTATAAATGAATGCCGCAGCAGTCAAAGCAAAAATAATCAGCACGAACGCTTTCTTGAATGAAAAATTAAACTCTTCTGCAACCTGTGGCACATTATCAAACCCTACATACGCCCATGGAGCAATGGTGACAATAGAAATGATGGCTCCAAAAGAACTTAATTCCGGGTGAAATACAGGCTATTTTCGAAACCAGATATTGGTGACATGCTAAATACAACAAGGATACTTGTAATCATAACAAAACAGAAGATAAACTGTGCGCTACCAGTCAATCCTGTTCCACGGATATTAAAATAGGCAAAAACAAGTAAGGCGGTCGTGGCAATAAGAATTTCGGTAACATACACATCCCAACCGCCTATTTCATACAATTTATACGTTTGTACAAAAGAAGGAAATACATATTTAAACATTAATGCTAACGCAAATGCATTTAATGCAACAATACATATATACCCTAACGTAAGAAACCATCCACTTATAAAAGCATGCGTTCGCCCTAAACCGATAAATGCATAAGCAAATCCACCACCCGAAACAGGGTAGTGCTTAATCAAAAAACCATAACTTACAGAAATCACCATCATCAATAAGGCGCCAATAACCATTCCAATAACCACACCAAGTGGGCCTGCTTGCCCCATCCAGTTGGTTGGTTGTACAAATGCCCCCCAACCAACGGACGAACCTAACGCCATTGCCAACACCCAATGCGGTTTCATTGTCTTTTTCAACGTTGTTCTCTCTTTCCTATTCGTCTCCCGCGTATATCTATGTCTCCCTGTTGTTTATCAACATGTTGCATTCCTTCATTGTCTTAACTTGCGTTTATGAAAGAGGGAAAGCCGTTCATCGAATATGACCTTCGACTACCATTACTTCATTTGATCCTAAACTCCTGCTATCATATCATGAACTTTAGCAACTTCTTCAGCTGGGACTTGATAATAATAAATACCGCCAATGTTCGTGCCGCTTCCTTGCATCATGTAGCTGTTCACATTTTTTCGTACGTCCTTATACCCGAATAACAAATCTTGCATATCATCAAAATCCATATTTGTTGCCATGTTGTTACCTAGTACATCAATTACGCCATTAATTTTATTCACAGAGCCAACGCTTGCACCCTTATTAATAATTCCTTCAATTACTTTGCGTTGTCGTTCTGTACGTCCGAAATCACCTGCTGGGTCTTGCTTACGCATACGGACAAAATGCGTCGTTTTATCGCCATCCATTTCTACAGGCCCTTTGGTAAAGTGATAATTGCCGTCATCCCATTCAACTTCATTATCGACATGAATCGTTCCTAATTGATCGACAAGTTCCTCTAAACCTTCCATATTCATACGTACATAGTAATCTAAATCAATATCAAGGAAGTTCTCCACTGTAGCTACAGACATATCCGCCCCACCAAAAGCATAGGCGTGATTAATCTTATCTTGGACACCTTTCCCAACAATCGTCGTTCTTGTATCACGTGGTATGCTTACCAATTGCATGGTATCTTCTTTTGGATTTAACGAAAGCACCATTAATGCATCTGAACGGCCACGATCGCCGCCTCGTTGATCGACACCAAGCAACAAGATATTCAATGGTTCTGTCGCCTTAATTTTCTTCTTTGCTACTTTTGTATCAATGGTATCTACTGGTTCATTAATTTTGTCATTTACAGTCGACTTTGCATTATTGTAAATCGAAAATGCATACGCACCCCCGCCAAGTACAAGAATTAAGATAATCGCAAGCGGGATTTTTAGCCATAGCTTACGAGATTTTTTGCGTTCACTTCGTTTCATCTGTTTTCACCTATCCATTTCTTTTCTATATTTTCAGTTATTAATTTGTTATATACAACTACTATAATCCTACTTAAAAAGTATACCATAGTTCGTCAAATACAAATGACCTAATGACAACGCTGAGGCTGTTATTAGGTCTATAAGCATAAAACAGCCCACACCTATTACCTAGAAAGGGGATATTTTATGCTTACATTCACTTGTCTTTTAGAATATTACCACCTAGATGTCCTAAGATTATTGTGTGTATTTTTACGCTTAACTCCTTTTATTCATATTTTTATATTACTCCTTGTTTTTGCTCTTCTAAAAAAGGTTGTTTTTTTCTATTATACTTA
It encodes:
- a CDS encoding LCP family glycopolymer transferase; its protein translation is MKRSERKKSRKLWLKIPLAIILILVLGGGAYAFSIYNNAKSTVNDKINEPVDTIDTKVAKKKIKATEPLNILLLGVDQRGGDRGRSDALMVLSLNPKEDTMQLVSIPRDTRTTIVGKGVQDKINHAYAFGGADMSVATVENFLDIDLDYYVRMNMEGLEELVDQLGTIHVDNEVEWDDGNYHFTKGPVEMDGDKTTHFVRMRKQDPAGDFGRTERQRKVIEGIINKGASVGSVNKINGVIDVLGNNMATNMDFDDMQDLLFGYKDVRKNVNSYMMQGSGTNIGGIYYYQVPAEEVAKVHDMIAGV
- a CDS encoding helix-turn-helix domain-containing protein, with protein sequence MNLVHIGSFIKLHRLKCKMTQEELSEGIVSLSYLSKIENQKTNASPEILQLLCDRLGIEISEDTDIEEKCKQKNSYKSLTINLIGHMM
- a CDS encoding SagB family peptide dehydrogenase; this translates as MKTIQKIAAKDIGKAVRHDPQFQLPKLPYFPTNTVQVPIENGVIFDGVNQKQVLRGRLTKEFLPTLLKQLDGKKTLEDLEHILPEHTVETKYDAIALLYSRGLIQGRQNNQQDTALSKYFERHLDQTRFNTTAAEAMEILKSTELIIHSTDSDIEEYLEELAKYPIRYRQYTEYTDTSDVEGMSRIGIGICNNIEDLDQFMEFDKQMRKREIPWILIVNNSPYVFIGPYFCKKDSLCFHCYLNQINIEKDHTNSNENIHFMSASASTVIIDLINFISRISPSKIHQGVKIINIKHLTGEFHYIVKQPYCEQCDVKKGSPAIFNKIIELESKIAFPPPDLLNPKDHQNHYKTSNLALAKESKGYYSAPKRPLKNNEKLPDLNSTREKNTYSTDNLAKLFLYTVGFNRESVEYKEGKAKRWTPTGGNLGSENVYFVNKRIEDLGIGTYFYQESNHCLATLPNHVIDELETHCTEDMSNTLGYVILTGDFSKVAQKYYDFAYKVIHFDAGVALTQFRTVAHYLNLGVGEIHVNEEKVGQALGIDNLNEIITVVLTIKVGDKNDHI
- a CDS encoding YcaO-like family protein, giving the protein MNEMKIDALAQPLGGLLTGAYELPNTPGEPQYIMFGCDSGNLSNIARLKNNNYGMPMELPGAGGDVDREEARLKAYAEALERYCNAVYTEDQFIFATANELGEEALNLDTVPICSEQELASPYCPVRKPDKNEKIRWVKGMSLTQERPIWIPAIMAYLFIPFKSRAEEFYLPISTGTATHTTYNQAIINGINEVIERDAISLTWLHKISWRRIQVDYNKLPKWAQKFYVQNEKIDYLKTYYLDATTDIGVPTIYSIQFSPYNDKISTIVMCTTDLDPLKAYTKITRETASVKYALQNRFPKTSNIDHFRDVFDGALYMGKPDKMKEFDFLTSSREEINLLDMKNLSKESSAMELSFLINKLKEKNLEVFVVDLTTDEALRCGFRTVKVIIPGLQPLSFVHRARYLGHNRVYDAAINLGLGDRKESSINSNPSPFA